A single Polynucleobacter acidiphobus DNA region contains:
- a CDS encoding UxaA family hydrolase yields the protein MIDLKKATFMGYRRENGRMGIRNHVIILPLDDLSNAACEAVANNIKGTMAIPHPYGRLQFGADLELHFRTLIGTGCNPNVAAVVVIGIEPQWTNTVVEGIKKSGKPVEGFWIEGNGDTATIAAASKAAYKMMKHASKLQRVSAPLSELWVSTKCGESDTTSGCGANPTVGNAFDKLYDIGSTLVFGETTELTGGEHLVEARCRTPEIKAKFKQVFDRYQDVIERHKTSDLSDSQPTKGNIAGGLTTIEEKALGNIQKIGKKCMIDGVLDKAETPTGKGLYFMDSSSAAAEMVTLCAAAGYAAHFFPTGQGNVIGNPILPVIKLCANPKTVRTMSEHIDVDVSGILRREENMDSAGEKLLDCLLRTANGELTAAEILGHREFVLTRLYESA from the coding sequence ATGATTGATTTGAAAAAAGCGACCTTTATGGGATATCGTCGTGAAAATGGACGGATGGGTATTCGTAATCACGTAATTATTTTGCCCCTTGATGATTTGTCGAATGCAGCTTGCGAAGCAGTAGCAAACAATATCAAGGGCACGATGGCAATCCCTCATCCTTATGGACGTTTGCAGTTTGGCGCTGATCTAGAGCTTCATTTCCGCACCCTGATCGGTACCGGTTGCAACCCCAATGTAGCTGCAGTTGTAGTGATTGGAATTGAGCCACAGTGGACCAATACGGTGGTTGAGGGGATTAAGAAATCAGGCAAGCCTGTTGAGGGATTCTGGATTGAAGGCAATGGTGATACAGCTACTATTGCCGCTGCCAGCAAAGCTGCATACAAGATGATGAAGCACGCATCGAAGTTACAGCGTGTCTCCGCACCTCTATCGGAGCTCTGGGTCTCAACAAAGTGTGGTGAATCTGATACCACCTCAGGTTGCGGTGCTAATCCGACCGTTGGCAATGCCTTTGATAAGCTTTATGACATTGGCTCTACCTTAGTATTCGGTGAGACCACTGAGTTAACGGGTGGCGAGCATTTAGTAGAAGCACGTTGCCGTACTCCTGAGATCAAAGCGAAGTTCAAACAAGTATTCGATCGTTACCAGGACGTGATTGAGCGTCACAAAACCAGTGACCTTTCAGACTCACAGCCAACCAAAGGGAATATTGCTGGTGGTTTAACGACGATTGAAGAGAAAGCACTAGGCAATATTCAAAAAATTGGTAAAAAGTGCATGATCGATGGTGTGTTGGATAAAGCTGAAACACCGACTGGTAAAGGTTTGTACTTTATGGATTCCTCATCAGCAGCTGCTGAGATGGTTACCTTATGTGCAGCCGCTGGGTATGCGGCCCATTTCTTCCCAACCGGACAGGGCAATGTGATTGGTAACCCAATTCTTCCAGTGATTAAGCTATGCGCGAATCCAAAAACCGTACGCACGATGTCTGAGCACATTGACGTGGATGTTTCTGGAATATTACGCCGTGAAGAAAACATGGATAGCGCCGGTGAGAAATTATTAGATTGCCTCTTGCGCACTGCAAATGGCGAGCTAACCGCTGCTGAGATTTTAGGTCATCGCGAGTTTGTTCTAACTCGCTTATACGAATCTGCCTAA
- a CDS encoding 4Fe-4S dicluster domain-containing protein codes for MSKQLALVIDLNVCVGCHACVTSCKEWNTQGSAGPMTDQDPYGAHPSGTFFNRVQTYEAGVFPKMETVHFPKSCLHCEEPPCVPVCPTGASYKRKEDGIVLVDYDKCIGCKYCAWACPYGARELDEDRQVMTKCTLCVDRIYSETLPESERKPACVLACPTSARIFGDVHDPESDASKAIAERGGYGLMPEWQTQPANHYLPRSITGTIAAVKAEN; via the coding sequence ATGAGTAAACAGTTAGCGCTCGTGATTGATTTGAATGTGTGCGTGGGTTGCCATGCATGCGTTACCTCATGCAAGGAATGGAACACGCAAGGGTCAGCTGGCCCTATGACCGACCAAGATCCTTACGGCGCACATCCCAGCGGCACCTTTTTTAATCGGGTCCAAACCTACGAAGCTGGTGTCTTCCCCAAAATGGAGACCGTGCATTTTCCCAAATCCTGTTTACATTGCGAGGAACCACCGTGCGTGCCCGTTTGCCCAACGGGAGCCAGCTACAAACGTAAAGAGGATGGCATTGTGCTGGTGGACTACGACAAGTGCATCGGTTGCAAGTATTGTGCCTGGGCTTGCCCCTATGGAGCTCGCGAGCTCGATGAAGATCGACAGGTGATGACCAAATGCACTTTATGCGTAGATCGTATCTATAGTGAGACCTTACCTGAGTCAGAGCGTAAGCCAGCCTGTGTGCTGGCCTGCCCAACTAGTGCCCGAATCTTTGGTGATGTGCACGATCCAGAGTCGGATGCCAGCAAAGCGATTGCTGAGCGTGGCGGGTATGGGCTTATGCCCGAGTGGCAGACCCAACCAGCCAATCACTACTTGCCCCGCTCGATTACCGGAACCATTGCAGCAGTAAAGGCAGAGAACTAA
- a CDS encoding dimethyl sulfoxide reductase anchor subunit family protein has translation MHPAFSLIFFTGMAGMAQGMVMSLLVLHLAGDPLPNQFMNYLAFPIILLLLAGGLLASFFHLGHPERAWRAILMWRTSWLSREVLVLPSFIALTVLAYFYSWQLGTIPNWLWVLLGIFAVLLWICTAMIYQCIRFIQEWAHPMTMVNFIALGFVSGWFLLMTLFAIWSAWLPDQAIVTPQNLAGVTGFTGFLLLLSLTLKLWIWRRNRSLKPKSTLQSATGIQHSPVRQISMGMMGGSFNTREFFHQQSNFFVANVRKLAFFGAYLLPITLLVFAASQASLNLIIVAFLVHLLGLMAERWLFFAESNHPQNLYYQRIA, from the coding sequence ATGCATCCCGCTTTCTCACTTATCTTCTTCACTGGCATGGCCGGTATGGCCCAAGGCATGGTGATGAGTCTTCTCGTTTTGCATCTAGCGGGTGATCCATTACCAAATCAATTCATGAACTATCTTGCCTTCCCAATCATCTTGCTGCTGCTGGCAGGTGGATTGCTTGCCTCATTTTTTCATCTAGGGCATCCTGAGCGTGCCTGGCGCGCCATTCTGATGTGGAGAACGTCCTGGCTCTCGCGTGAAGTATTGGTATTACCTAGTTTCATCGCCCTCACAGTCCTGGCCTATTTCTACTCCTGGCAATTGGGCACGATTCCCAATTGGCTTTGGGTATTACTCGGCATCTTTGCGGTTCTTCTATGGATTTGTACAGCCATGATTTACCAATGCATTCGGTTTATTCAAGAATGGGCGCACCCAATGACCATGGTTAATTTCATTGCACTTGGATTTGTTTCGGGTTGGTTTTTATTGATGACTCTCTTCGCCATTTGGTCAGCATGGCTTCCAGATCAAGCCATTGTCACTCCCCAAAATCTTGCTGGCGTGACTGGCTTTACTGGATTTTTATTATTGCTATCGCTTACTCTAAAACTGTGGATCTGGAGGCGTAATCGCAGTCTCAAACCAAAATCAACCTTGCAGTCAGCAACCGGAATCCAGCATAGTCCTGTTCGCCAGATCTCGATGGGAATGATGGGCGGTAGTTTTAATACACGTGAGTTCTTTCATCAGCAATCTAATTTCTTTGTCGCCAATGTTCGCAAGCTGGCATTTTTTGGGGCTTATCTGCTTCCAATCACCCTACTGGTATTTGCGGCAAGTCAAGCTAGCTTGAACTTAATTATCGTAGCGTTTTTGGTGCATCTACTTGGTCTAATGGCAGAGCGCTGGTTATTCTTCGCAGAATCAAACCATCCACAAAATCTTTATTACCAACGAATTGCTTAA
- a CDS encoding GntR family transcriptional regulator — protein MKAITAYQEVKQKITGDIVRGRYFMGEALPAEKELAKELKVSIGTLRKAVDELVSEGIVIRRQGKGTFIAEHDEQRLLYYFFHVIKHDADHKKYPTVELVSFQSAIANSEEAKKLQLKEGSPVWRIVNRLSLDNQCVIVDRLTLSKERFPTLTRSAFQHREGSIYQLYQAQYGQVVARTSERLRAGAASKQDAEWLHLKAGDPVIVIRRLAIGMQDEPIEWRISTLNTQHYEYFSELGT, from the coding sequence ATGAAAGCAATTACTGCGTATCAAGAAGTAAAACAAAAGATCACGGGAGATATCGTCCGTGGTCGTTACTTCATGGGTGAGGCTTTACCCGCTGAAAAGGAGTTAGCAAAAGAGCTGAAAGTGTCGATTGGTACGCTTCGCAAAGCAGTGGATGAACTCGTATCAGAAGGCATCGTGATTCGACGGCAAGGGAAGGGCACCTTTATTGCAGAGCATGATGAACAGCGCTTACTGTATTACTTCTTTCATGTGATTAAGCACGACGCGGATCATAAGAAATATCCAACCGTTGAGTTGGTTTCATTCCAAAGTGCAATCGCAAACAGTGAAGAAGCAAAAAAGCTTCAACTAAAAGAGGGTTCGCCAGTATGGCGAATTGTGAATCGCCTATCACTTGACAATCAATGCGTCATTGTCGATCGACTTACTCTCAGCAAGGAGCGATTTCCAACCCTGACACGAAGCGCCTTTCAGCATCGTGAGGGCAGTATTTATCAGCTGTATCAGGCTCAATATGGACAAGTGGTTGCCCGAACTAGCGAACGTTTGCGAGCCGGCGCGGCAAGTAAACAAGATGCAGAATGGCTTCACTTAAAAGCTGGCGACCCTGTTATTGTGATTCGTCGCCTTGCGATTGGAATGCAAGATGAGCCGATTGAATGGCGTATCTCAACCTTAAATACCCAGCATTACGAATACTTCAGCGAACTGGGAACTTAA